In Eublepharis macularius isolate TG4126 chromosome 4, MPM_Emac_v1.0, whole genome shotgun sequence, the following are encoded in one genomic region:
- the FAF2 gene encoding FAS-associated factor 2 — translation MAASEERELSAEQTEKLLQFQDLTGIESMDQCRHTLEQHNWNIEAAVQDRLNEQEGVPSVFNPPPSRPLQVNTADHRIYSYVVSRPQPRGLLGWGYYLIMLPFRFTYYTLLDIFRFALRFIRPDPRSRVTDPVGDIVSFIHMFEEKYGRTHPVFYQGTYSQALNDAKRELRFLLVYLHGDDHQDTDEFCRNTLSAPEVITLINTRMLFWACSTNKPEGYRVSQALRENTYPFLAMIMLKDRRMTVVGRLEGLIQPDDLINQLTFVMDANQTYLVSERLEREERNQTQVLRQQQDEAYLASLRADQEKERKKKEERERKKRKEEEVQQQKLAEERRRRTLQEEKERRSECLPPEPHPDDPESVKIIFKMPNDSRVERRFHFTQSLTVIHDFLFSLKESPEKFQIEANFPRRVLPCLPSEEWPNPPTLQEAGLSHTEVLFVQDLTDD, via the exons GACTTGACTGGCATAGAGTCCATGGACCAATGTCGTCATACACTGGAACAACACAACTGGAACATTGAG GCAGCTGTTCAGGATCGACTGAATGAACAAGAGGGTGTCCCAAGTGTCTTCAATCCCCCACCTTCTCGACCGCTACAGGTCAACACAGCCGACCACAGGATTTACAGCTATGTTGTTTCAAGACCACAACCAAGG GGCTTGTTAGGATGGGGTTACTATTTGATAATGCTTCCATTCCGATTTACATATTACACATTACTTGATATATTTAG GTTTGCTTTGCGTTTCATACGCCCAGATCCTCGTAGTCGGGTCACTGACCCCGTGGGTGACATTGTTTCATTTATTCATATGTTTGAAGAAAAATATGGAAGGACACATCCTGTCTTTTACCAGGGAACATACAGCCAG GCACTGAATGATGCAAAGAGGGAGCTGCGCTTCCTCCTGGTTTACCTTCATGGCGATGACCATCAAGATACTGATGAATTCTGTCG CAACACGCTTTCTGCACCTGAAGTGATCACCCTTATAAATACAAGGATGCTTTTCTGGGCTTGTTCCACAAATAAACCTGAAGGATACAGAG TGTCTCAAGCTCTGCGTGAGAACACTTACCCATTTCTGGCAATGATCATGTTGAAAGATCGCAGAATGACTGTAGTGGGAAGATTAGAAGGACTCATCCAACCTGATGATCTCATTAATCAGCTGACATTCGTCATGGATGCCAACCAGACCTACCTGGTGTCTGAGCGCCTGGAAAG AGAAGAGAGAAACCAAACTCAGGTCCTGAGACAGCAACAGGATGAAGCATATCTGGCTTCCTTACGGGCAGATCAGGAGAAAGAACGCAAGAAAAAAGAAGAGcgggagaggaagaaaagaaaggaagaggaagtGCAGCAGCAGAAGCTGGCAGAGGAGAGAAGGAGACGG ACTTTGCAGGAGGAGAAAGAACGTAGATCTGAATGCCTTCCACCTGAACCTCATCCTGATGACCCGGAAAGTGTCAAAATCATCTTCAAAATGCCCAATGACTCAAGGGTGGAGCGGCGATTCCATTTTACGCAGTCATTAACG GTGATCCATGACTTCCTATTCTCTTTGAAAGAGAGCCCAGAGAAGTTCCAGATAGAGGCCAACTTCCCTCGTCGTGTCCTGCCCTGCCTTCCCTCAGAGGAGTGGCCTAATCCACCTACACTCCAAGAAGCTGGACTCAGCCACACGGAAGTTCTTTTTGTGCAGGACCTCACGGACGATTGA